One Polaribacter sp. KT25b DNA segment encodes these proteins:
- the aceB gene encoding malate synthase A, with product MKENTIAKEISFNGFKIDEYQDVLTSEAQLFLLELHDKFNQRRLKLLEERKVEQAYFDAGNFPSFPKETKSVRESNWVCAPLPEDLLDRRVEITGPVDRKMVINALNSGAKTFMVDFEDSNSPNIHNNLQGQINLRDAINKTISFHDDKKNKTYQLGENTASLIVRPRGLHLDEKHFMVDGEKMSGSLVDFGLYFFHNIKALQAQNSATYFYLPKLEHYLEARLWNDIFVFAQDYLNVPQSTIKATVLVETITASFQLDEIIYELKNHMAGLNCGRWDYIFSYIKKFRNHKDFMVPNRDQITMKTPFMKAYSLLVIQKCHKRNVHAMGGMAAQIPIKNDEMANQLAFKKVIADKEQEVKNGHDGTWVAHPGLVSVAMAVFNENMKTKNQIHKSRSDVKVSEADLVEIPKGTITEEGIRKNINVGILYIESWLRGNGAAAIYNLMEDAATAEISRTQVWLWLRNGIIINNGETFNTKNYEKFKHQEIEKIKNYVGQSGFDTGKFKEAIQLFDELVLTENFEEFLTLKAYDQI from the coding sequence ATGAAAGAAAATACAATTGCAAAAGAAATCAGTTTTAATGGCTTTAAGATTGATGAGTATCAAGATGTTTTAACAAGCGAAGCACAATTGTTTTTGTTAGAATTACATGATAAATTTAATCAAAGAAGATTAAAATTATTGGAAGAGAGAAAAGTTGAACAAGCATATTTTGATGCAGGAAATTTTCCTTCTTTTCCTAAGGAAACAAAAAGTGTTAGAGAATCTAATTGGGTTTGTGCTCCTTTGCCTGAAGATTTATTGGATAGAAGAGTAGAAATTACAGGTCCTGTAGATCGTAAAATGGTAATTAATGCTTTAAATTCTGGCGCTAAAACTTTTATGGTAGATTTTGAAGATAGTAATTCTCCAAACATCCATAATAATTTACAAGGTCAAATTAATTTAAGAGATGCAATTAATAAGACAATTTCATTTCATGATGACAAAAAAAATAAAACATATCAGTTAGGTGAAAATACTGCCTCTTTAATTGTTAGACCAAGAGGTTTGCATTTAGATGAAAAACATTTTATGGTTGATGGCGAAAAAATGTCTGGTTCTTTGGTTGATTTCGGATTGTATTTTTTTCATAATATAAAAGCATTGCAAGCACAAAATTCTGCAACCTATTTTTATTTACCAAAACTAGAACATTATTTAGAAGCGCGTTTGTGGAATGATATTTTTGTTTTTGCGCAAGATTATTTAAATGTTCCTCAAAGCACGATTAAAGCAACGGTTTTGGTAGAAACAATTACAGCAAGTTTTCAGTTAGATGAAATTATTTATGAGTTAAAAAATCACATGGCTGGTTTAAATTGTGGGCGTTGGGATTATATTTTTTCTTACATCAAAAAATTTAGAAATCATAAAGATTTCATGGTTCCGAATAGAGATCAAATAACGATGAAAACACCTTTTATGAAAGCGTATTCTTTATTGGTTATTCAAAAGTGTCATAAAAGAAATGTTCATGCTATGGGCGGAATGGCTGCTCAAATTCCAATTAAAAATGATGAAATGGCAAATCAGTTAGCGTTTAAAAAAGTGATAGCAGATAAAGAACAAGAAGTAAAAAATGGACATGATGGAACTTGGGTTGCACATCCAGGATTGGTTTCTGTGGCAATGGCTGTTTTTAATGAGAACATGAAAACTAAAAATCAAATACATAAATCTAGAAGTGATGTAAAAGTTTCTGAAGCAGATTTAGTTGAAATACCAAAAGGTACAATTACTGAAGAAGGAATAAGAAAAAATATAAACGTTGGTATTTTATATATAGAAAGTTGGTTGCGTGGAAATGGCGCAGCAGCAATTTATAATTTAATGGAAGATGCTGCAACTGCAGAAATTTCTAGAACTCAGGTTTGGTTATGGCTTAGAAATGGAATTATAATAAATAACGGAGAAACATTTAACACTAAAAATTATGAAAAATTCAAACATCAAGAGATTGAAAAAATTAAAAATTATGTTGGACAAAGTGGATTTGATACTGGTAAATTCAAGGAAGCGATACAGTTATTTGATGAACTTGTTTTAACAGAGAATTTCGAAGAATTTTTAACACTAAAAGCGTACGATCAAATATAA
- a CDS encoding ribbon-helix-helix domain-containing protein, which translates to MATFTSSLPDALLEKLSTLAKELKLPKNRLIENALELYLEQIEKASYIKSYQQAATDKDILVVAEEGMQDYFNTVNNADSK; encoded by the coding sequence ATGGCAACATTCACATCTTCTTTACCAGATGCTCTTTTAGAAAAACTATCAACTTTAGCAAAAGAGTTAAAGCTTCCTAAAAATAGGCTTATAGAAAATGCTTTAGAATTATACTTAGAGCAAATAGAAAAAGCGAGTTATATAAAATCGTATCAGCAAGCTGCTACAGATAAAGATATTTTAGTGGTTGCAGAAGAAGGTATGCAAGATTATTTTAATACTGTTAATAATGCAGATTCTAAATAA
- a CDS encoding T9SS type B sorting domain-containing protein, with product MLKKSFFYSILFLISFFTFQNTNAQLSKTHYLPPITSDDPIENQYIYISTPKNNNVNFTITPIGRPSSEEIKGTVSNSKPYTTTSSRVGDQLFQESNNTATIITTKGYIIEADDVIYVSIRMVSSSTFQAAAIVSKGNSALGTDFRMGGFWSPSPKGGFLNFISVMATEDDTNITFDDFSAGISINNYSGSLPFTKNLNRGESFIVSVSSDAGGDPNDLIGTLIHSEKPIVVNSGSATGSFYEGSNNRDYGIDQIVDASKIGTEYIFVRGDGEDEWENVLIVAHENNTEIKVGGTVVKTINTGEFHVIEGGYYNANGNMYIETSKPAFAYQGVGFGDDAANQGLFFVPPLNCESKGNVDNISSIDEIGSNNFGGGVTIVTNTGATVSINGLPTSSFSSTGPSSVNGNPDYVTYKITGLTGNVSVESSEELYCAYFNRNGAATSGSFYSGFPSAPEINFNTTVSSLGNCIPNITLQAANTELFDGGIKWYYYNETTLTWEERSTNSSYKPIASEPGRYKLVGIIDCTGATFESIEIPVSICPDDFDGDLIIDNLDVDLDNDGILNCDESFGNAALNLSDINNPEIIFADNTKTSSITTPIFTITEPTNSFTGNTEGDFVSVINPATDSKLKYEINFNQKINFKFTQNKAFDHKVVAGEFFILKIGPNSKNITLLDPDDQLLIDTNFDGEFEDGITNISASEIWYKYKSNTTGAASTFEFLANQVDQIDFKHQSSGIAATSTFNGNIQLTCFSLDSDGDGIENMFDLDSDNDGIPDISEASSPQIILSNLDVNQDGLDDIFNGIITNIDTDNDGIPNYLDVDSDNDGIFDLAEAGHNLVDTNNDGIIDDANATSVGINGLINNLETTADNAILNYTITDTDSDTILNFLELDSDDDACFDTKEAGFTDANSDGIIDASPFQVDTNGKVLNITNGYTTPNLDYITSAPIVITKFEDEIFCEASTDTITIETTADSFQWWVSIDGTTWNIISDDAIYSESSTNSLKLTNIPLTYNNNKYRVVLNRTGNACTITSDIITLTVNPKPIVTAIVELKQCDDDLDRISTINLTEAEISISSNYKNETFTYFATEAHAIAGTPEITDKLRYPVNQNGEAWVRTISTEGCYNISKINLEVEASADVIYNKEFPAVCDDFLQTDGTNGALNNDTDGITNFNFSDAESEILFFFPAILRPDLEVSYYESKDDRTAVINKITDISNYRNIGFPSNITRQTIYFKITNKNNNNCNGTGELYLKTNSVPTAKTVDDLELCDDINDGDATNGIVQSFNLESQTATILGTQNPADFTVTYHDSAANANSGNDPLSSPFTNSVRDLQTIYVRVTNNSTGCFTDHTTFNLIVNPLPIANFVGDLEVCDDNTDGSARNGFSDTINLESQTAGILGTQDPSLFTVTYHRSLAEAQNGNSPLVSPYTNLTPYRETIYVRVYNADAQCANGISNFDVIVNPEPTFETISNLSECDNNDDFDDANNIIQTIDLDGKIPEILGASQDPDDFNVTFHSSKANATSGDLPISSPYENSSATETIYVRIQNKKTGCINDDAFFDVIVNPLPDFTVTTPQILCLNNLPLNIFVENQKGTYEYVWKYQNGDTVSTEDNVNISVAGTYTVTATTTNGTFCSRTETIVINESNIATLENSFITIIDESNNIGSESNLSIAINTIDNDLGPGDYQFAIENTDENTRIPFAGFQDDPLFENLEGGIYKIIVNDKNGCSPDTTLLVSVIQFPKFFTPNADGDNDTWIVRGANKTFYPNSSINIFNRYGKLVAQLPIDGQGWDGTYGGKTLSSDDYWFNVTLIPADITKPAINKKGHFSLIRK from the coding sequence ATGTTAAAAAAATCCTTTTTTTATTCAATTCTATTTTTAATTAGTTTTTTTACTTTTCAAAACACTAATGCTCAATTAAGTAAAACACATTATTTACCACCAATTACGAGTGATGATCCTATTGAAAATCAATACATATATATTTCTACTCCTAAAAATAATAATGTTAACTTTACAATAACACCTATCGGTAGACCTTCATCCGAAGAAATAAAAGGAACTGTTTCAAACTCTAAACCCTACACTACAACTTCATCAAGAGTTGGCGATCAATTATTTCAAGAATCTAATAATACCGCAACAATTATAACTACTAAAGGCTATATTATTGAAGCAGACGACGTAATCTATGTTTCAATCAGAATGGTATCTTCAAGTACATTTCAAGCAGCAGCAATAGTTAGTAAAGGGAATTCGGCTTTAGGAACCGATTTTAGAATGGGAGGTTTTTGGAGCCCTTCTCCCAAAGGAGGTTTTTTAAATTTTATTTCTGTAATGGCAACAGAAGATGATACTAATATTACTTTTGATGATTTTTCTGCAGGAATTTCAATTAACAACTATTCTGGCTCTCTCCCTTTCACAAAAAATCTAAATAGAGGAGAAAGCTTTATAGTTTCTGTATCTTCGGATGCTGGAGGAGATCCAAATGACTTAATAGGAACTTTAATTCACTCAGAAAAACCTATTGTAGTAAACTCGGGTTCTGCAACGGGTAGTTTTTATGAAGGCAGTAATAATAGAGACTATGGTATAGATCAAATTGTAGATGCATCAAAAATTGGAACTGAATATATTTTTGTTAGAGGAGACGGAGAAGATGAATGGGAAAATGTGCTTATTGTTGCCCACGAAAACAATACAGAAATAAAAGTTGGAGGTACAGTTGTTAAAACAATAAACACAGGAGAATTTCATGTTATCGAAGGAGGATATTACAATGCAAATGGAAACATGTACATAGAAACATCAAAACCTGCATTTGCTTATCAAGGTGTTGGTTTTGGTGACGACGCCGCCAACCAAGGTTTATTTTTTGTACCTCCTTTAAATTGTGAAAGCAAAGGAAATGTAGACAACATATCATCAATTGACGAAATTGGAAGTAATAACTTTGGAGGAGGGGTAACGATAGTTACAAATACTGGCGCAACTGTTAGTATTAATGGGCTACCAACCTCTTCATTTAGTTCAACTGGACCAAGTTCTGTAAACGGAAACCCTGATTATGTTACTTATAAAATAACAGGCCTTACAGGAAATGTAAGTGTAGAAAGCAGCGAAGAATTATATTGTGCTTATTTTAACAGAAATGGAGCAGCCACTTCTGGTAGTTTTTATTCTGGGTTTCCTTCTGCTCCAGAAATTAATTTTAACACAACCGTTTCTTCTTTAGGAAATTGTATACCTAACATTACTTTACAAGCAGCAAACACAGAACTTTTTGATGGAGGCATAAAATGGTATTATTACAATGAAACCACATTAACTTGGGAAGAAAGAAGTACTAATTCTAGTTACAAACCTATTGCATCTGAACCTGGAAGATATAAATTAGTTGGAATTATCGACTGTACAGGAGCTACTTTTGAATCTATTGAAATACCTGTTAGTATTTGTCCTGATGATTTTGACGGCGATTTAATTATAGATAATTTAGATGTTGATCTTGATAATGACGGAATTTTAAATTGTGATGAATCTTTTGGAAACGCAGCTTTAAATTTATCAGATATTAATAATCCTGAAATAATTTTTGCAGACAATACAAAAACTTCATCAATTACAACACCTATTTTCACAATAACAGAACCCACCAATTCTTTTACAGGAAATACTGAAGGGGATTTTGTTTCCGTAATAAATCCTGCAACAGATTCTAAATTAAAATATGAAATTAACTTTAATCAAAAAATCAACTTTAAATTTACTCAAAACAAAGCTTTTGACCATAAAGTAGTTGCTGGAGAATTTTTTATCCTAAAAATTGGCCCAAACTCTAAAAATATCACACTTTTAGACCCTGATGACCAACTTTTAATCGACACTAATTTTGATGGCGAATTTGAAGACGGAATTACCAATATTTCTGCATCAGAAATCTGGTATAAATATAAATCAAATACAACTGGAGCGGCAAGTACTTTTGAGTTTTTAGCAAATCAAGTAGATCAAATCGATTTTAAACATCAATCTTCAGGAATAGCTGCTACATCAACATTTAATGGAAACATTCAACTTACTTGTTTTTCTTTGGATTCTGACGGCGATGGAATTGAGAACATGTTTGATTTAGATTCTGATAATGATGGAATTCCTGATATTTCAGAAGCTTCTTCTCCACAGATTATATTATCAAATCTTGATGTAAATCAAGATGGTTTAGACGATATTTTTAACGGAATTATCACAAATATTGACACAGATAATGATGGCATTCCTAATTACTTAGATGTTGATTCAGACAATGATGGAATTTTTGATTTAGCAGAAGCTGGTCATAATTTAGTGGATACAAACAATGATGGAATTATTGATGATGCAAACGCAACCTCAGTTGGAATTAACGGTCTTATTAACAATCTAGAAACAACTGCTGATAATGCAATTCTTAATTACACAATTACAGATACTGATTCTGATACTATTTTAAATTTCTTGGAACTAGACTCAGACGATGATGCTTGTTTTGACACTAAAGAAGCCGGTTTTACTGATGCTAACTCCGATGGAATCATTGACGCAAGTCCATTTCAAGTAGATACAAATGGAAAAGTATTAAACATCACAAATGGATATACAACTCCTAATTTAGATTATATAACAAGCGCTCCAATAGTTATTACAAAATTTGAAGATGAAATTTTTTGTGAAGCTTCTACAGACACAATTACAATAGAAACTACTGCTGATAGTTTTCAATGGTGGGTTTCAATTGACGGCACAACATGGAACATCATTTCAGATGATGCTATCTATAGTGAAAGTAGCACCAATTCGTTAAAACTTACTAATATACCTTTAACTTACAACAACAATAAGTACAGAGTTGTTTTAAATAGAACGGGAAATGCCTGTACAATAACATCAGACATAATTACCCTAACTGTTAACCCTAAACCAATAGTTACAGCTATTGTAGAATTAAAACAATGTGATGATGATTTAGACAGAATTTCTACTATAAACCTTACTGAAGCAGAAATTAGTATTTCATCAAATTACAAAAATGAAACTTTTACATATTTTGCAACCGAAGCGCATGCAATAGCAGGAACCCCAGAAATTACAGACAAATTACGATATCCTGTAAATCAAAATGGAGAAGCTTGGGTTAGAACAATTTCTACTGAAGGATGCTACAATATCTCTAAAATTAATTTAGAAGTTGAAGCTTCTGCAGATGTTATTTACAACAAAGAATTCCCAGCTGTTTGTGATGATTTTCTTCAAACTGATGGAACAAACGGAGCATTAAATAATGATACAGACGGAATTACTAATTTTAATTTTAGCGACGCAGAATCAGAAATTTTATTCTTCTTCCCTGCAATTTTAAGACCCGATTTAGAAGTTTCTTATTACGAATCTAAAGACGACAGAACTGCTGTTATCAACAAAATTACCGACATTTCTAATTACAGAAACATTGGCTTTCCATCAAACATAACTAGACAAACTATTTATTTTAAAATCACCAACAAAAATAATAACAATTGTAATGGAACTGGAGAATTATATTTAAAAACCAATTCTGTTCCAACCGCAAAAACTGTTGATGATTTAGAATTATGTGACGATATAAATGATGGAGACGCAACAAACGGAATTGTACAAAGCTTTAATTTAGAAAGTCAAACTGCAACAATTTTAGGAACTCAAAATCCAGCAGATTTTACAGTTACATATCATGATTCTGCCGCAAATGCAAATTCTGGAAACGATCCTCTTTCATCTCCTTTTACAAATTCTGTAAGAGATTTACAGACCATTTATGTTAGAGTTACAAATAATTCAACTGGCTGTTTTACAGATCACACAACTTTTAATTTAATTGTAAATCCTTTACCAATTGCCAATTTTGTAGGCGATTTAGAAGTTTGCGATGATAATACCGATGGTTCTGCTAGAAACGGGTTCTCTGACACAATTAATTTAGAAAGCCAAACTGCAGGAATTTTAGGAACTCAAGATCCTAGTTTATTTACAGTAACTTATCACAGATCACTTGCAGAAGCACAAAATGGAAATTCACCTTTAGTTTCACCATATACTAATTTAACACCTTATCGAGAAACAATTTATGTACGTGTTTATAATGCTGATGCACAATGTGCAAATGGAATTTCTAATTTTGATGTAATTGTAAATCCGGAACCAACTTTCGAAACAATTTCTAATCTTTCTGAATGTGATAATAATGATGATTTTGATGATGCAAATAACATTATTCAAACCATCGATTTAGACGGGAAAATTCCTGAAATTTTAGGCGCTTCTCAAGATCCAGATGATTTTAATGTAACTTTTCATTCATCAAAAGCAAATGCAACATCTGGAGATTTACCAATTTCATCTCCTTACGAAAACTCATCAGCAACAGAAACAATTTATGTTCGCATACAAAACAAAAAAACTGGCTGTATAAATGATGATGCCTTTTTTGATGTAATTGTAAATCCATTACCAGATTTTACGGTAACAACTCCGCAAATTTTGTGTTTAAACAATTTACCACTTAATATTTTTGTAGAAAATCAGAAAGGTACTTACGAATATGTTTGGAAATATCAAAACGGAGATACAGTTAGCACAGAAGACAATGTTAATATTTCCGTTGCGGGAACTTACACTGTAACTGCTACAACTACTAACGGAACTTTCTGTTCTAGAACAGAAACAATTGTTATAAACGAATCAAATATTGCAACTTTAGAAAATAGTTTTATCACCATTATTGATGAATCTAATAATATTGGTAGCGAAAGCAATTTATCTATAGCAATTAACACAATTGACAATGATTTAGGTCCTGGTGATTATCAATTTGCAATTGAAAACACAGATGAAAATACGAGAATTCCTTTTGCTGGTTTTCAAGACGATCCTCTTTTTGAAAACCTAGAAGGCGGAATTTATAAAATAATTGTAAACGATAAAAACGGATGTTCTCCAGATACAACTTTGTTAGTTTCTGTTATTCAATTTCCAAAATTCTTTACACCAAATGCTGACGGAGATAATGACACTTGGATTGTAAGAGGTGCAAACAAAACTTTTTACCCAAATAGTAGTATCAATATTTTTAACAGATACGGAAAATTAGTAGCTCAGTTACCAATTGACGGCCAAGGTTGGGACGGAACTTATGGAGGAAAAACGCTTTCTTCTGATGATTACTGGTTTAATGTTACGCTAATTCCTGCGGACATAACAAAACCAGCCATCAACAAAAAAGGACACTTTTCTTTGATTAGAAAATAA
- a CDS encoding microtubule-binding protein translates to MSDDFDLLETNSAEKTEKVDVNWGKAVDTMKSKLAQEDDPQQRQKILNATLDDVVHMAEKDRTTLLDAIKDLTDYQDEVGIMFEKFSALNPTEQKVIDDAQKELERARIELEDAQNKPDTWWNNLWGRKSKIKKEEVEFAEAEKIRAGADNKAKAMFQQRIESADIQTLLSELSYKSQAAVSRLKNREVEIKEVEEKLKDAIVEASKNHTKALEKKKEIEDKLEEQYALLKQSRQELDEIADKQSTEYSEAIGKVTTLEQKVEELEGLKNAYTTLAASKDSFVHKHNLTIKVLTSLRSNLQTHRAKLKSDTEERLKYYDGYVVALKARTDQEFAAILEHLGVKTDEHIGATLASMHSASARARQEMMDNIPVHEKVMKGVYSTYAEALQEIREKDGDIQKNFADRYGIDMKEIFEDFYKADKETPVLEDNSTTEAPKKEVSDDDMLS, encoded by the coding sequence ATGTCTGATGATTTTGATTTATTAGAAACTAATTCTGCTGAAAAAACTGAAAAGGTAGATGTAAATTGGGGTAAAGCTGTAGATACTATGAAGTCTAAATTGGCTCAAGAAGATGATCCTCAACAACGTCAAAAAATCTTAAATGCTACCTTAGATGATGTTGTACATATGGCAGAAAAAGATAGAACTACACTTTTAGATGCTATTAAAGATTTAACAGACTATCAAGATGAAGTTGGTATTATGTTCGAAAAATTTTCGGCATTAAACCCAACAGAACAAAAAGTGATAGACGATGCTCAAAAAGAACTAGAAAGAGCAAGAATTGAATTAGAAGACGCACAAAATAAACCAGATACTTGGTGGAACAATCTTTGGGGAAGAAAATCCAAGATTAAAAAAGAAGAAGTAGAGTTTGCAGAAGCAGAAAAAATTAGAGCAGGAGCAGATAATAAAGCAAAAGCAATGTTTCAGCAACGTATAGAAAGTGCAGATATTCAAACTTTATTAAGTGAACTTTCTTATAAATCTCAAGCAGCAGTAAGTCGTTTAAAAAACAGAGAAGTAGAAATTAAAGAAGTTGAAGAAAAGCTAAAAGATGCAATTGTAGAAGCTTCTAAAAACCATACAAAAGCTTTAGAAAAGAAGAAAGAAATAGAAGATAAGTTAGAAGAGCAATATGCTTTATTAAAACAATCTCGTCAAGAATTAGACGAAATTGCTGACAAACAATCTACAGAATATTCAGAAGCTATTGGAAAAGTTACCACTTTAGAGCAAAAAGTAGAAGAGTTAGAAGGTCTTAAAAATGCATATACAACTTTAGCAGCTTCCAAAGATAGTTTTGTTCACAAACACAATTTAACAATCAAAGTTTTAACTTCTTTGCGTTCAAATTTACAAACACATAGAGCTAAATTAAAGTCAGATACTGAAGAGCGATTAAAGTATTATGATGGTTATGTAGTTGCCTTAAAAGCAAGAACAGATCAAGAATTTGCGGCTATTTTAGAGCATTTAGGAGTAAAAACCGATGAGCATATAGGTGCAACTTTAGCGTCAATGCATTCTGCAAGTGCCAGAGCTCGTCAAGAAATGATGGACAATATTCCTGTTCACGAAAAAGTAATGAAAGGTGTGTACAGCACTTATGCAGAAGCGTTACAAGAAATTAGAGAAAAGGATGGAGATATTCAAAAGAACTTTGCAGACAGATATGGAATTGATATGAAAGAGATTTTCGAAGATTTCTATAAAGCTGATAAAGAAACTCCAGTTTTAGAAGATAATTCCACAACAGAAGCACCTAAAAAAGAGGTTTCTGATGATGATATGTTAAGCTAA
- a CDS encoding isocitrate lyase, whose protein sequence is MKNLSENSYSSALDTVRNLKQKYGNSWNAINSESAARMVSQNRFKTGLDIAKYTASIMRKDMAEYDADSANYTQSLGCWHGFVAQQNMIAVKKHHKTTSKRYLYLSGWMVAALRSEFGPLPDQSMHEKTAVSSLIEEIYDFLRQADAIELNDLFRRLERGEDVQNEIDNFDSHIVPIIADIDAGFGNEEATYLLAKKMIQAGACAIQIENQVSDAKQCGHQDGKVTVPHEDFIAKLNAIRYAFLELGVEEGIIVARTDSEGAGLTQKLPVSQESGDLASQYLAFVEAEEIAINEAKEDDVLLKRDGKLVRPVRLANGLYKFKEGSNVDRVVLDCITSLQNGADLLWIETPTPNVKQIAHMVNRVKQIVPNAKLVYNNSPSFNWTLNFRQQTYEEMLAEGENMTAYDQNNLMDQQYDASELGYRADRKIKTFQIDGAREAGIFHHLITLPTYHTTALHMNDLTEGYFGEEGMLAYVKGVQRQEIRKGVACVKHQRMAGSDLGDDHKTFFAGDKALKASGENNTSNQFETVEESKEMRNEIGKVA, encoded by the coding sequence ATGAAAAATTTATCAGAAAATAGTTATAGTTCAGCTTTAGACACTGTAAGAAATCTAAAACAAAAATATGGGAATTCTTGGAATGCAATAAATTCTGAAAGTGCTGCAAGAATGGTTTCTCAAAATCGCTTTAAAACAGGTTTAGATATTGCAAAATATACGGCTTCAATTATGAGAAAAGACATGGCAGAGTATGATGCAGATTCTGCAAATTACACGCAATCTTTAGGTTGCTGGCATGGATTTGTTGCGCAACAAAATATGATTGCAGTTAAAAAACATCATAAAACAACAAGCAAAAGATATTTATATCTATCAGGTTGGATGGTTGCTGCGTTGCGCTCAGAATTTGGTCCTTTGCCAGATCAATCTATGCATGAAAAAACAGCAGTTTCATCCTTAATTGAAGAAATTTATGATTTTTTACGTCAAGCGGATGCAATTGAGTTGAATGATTTGTTTAGAAGACTTGAAAGAGGAGAGGATGTACAAAATGAAATTGATAATTTTGATTCTCATATTGTGCCAATTATTGCTGATATTGATGCAGGTTTTGGAAATGAAGAAGCTACTTATTTGTTAGCTAAAAAAATGATTCAAGCTGGTGCTTGCGCAATTCAAATAGAAAATCAGGTTTCTGATGCAAAACAATGTGGTCATCAAGACGGAAAAGTAACGGTTCCTCATGAGGATTTTATTGCAAAATTAAATGCAATAAGATATGCGTTTTTAGAATTGGGAGTTGAAGAAGGAATTATTGTGGCAAGAACAGATTCTGAAGGAGCGGGTTTAACTCAAAAATTACCAGTAAGTCAAGAGTCTGGAGATTTAGCTTCTCAATATTTAGCTTTTGTAGAGGCAGAAGAGATTGCTATTAATGAAGCAAAAGAAGATGATGTTTTATTAAAAAGAGACGGAAAATTAGTTCGTCCTGTAAGGTTAGCAAATGGTTTGTATAAATTTAAAGAAGGTTCTAATGTTGATAGAGTTGTATTAGATTGTATTACAAGTTTACAAAATGGTGCAGATTTATTATGGATAGAAACACCAACGCCAAATGTGAAACAAATTGCACATATGGTAAATAGAGTGAAGCAAATTGTGCCAAATGCTAAATTAGTTTATAATAACTCGCCTTCATTTAATTGGACTTTAAACTTTAGACAGCAAACTTATGAAGAAATGCTTGCGGAGGGAGAAAATATGACTGCTTATGATCAAAATAATTTAATGGATCAACAATATGATGCATCTGAATTAGGATATCGTGCAGATCGAAAAATTAAAACTTTTCAAATTGATGGAGCAAGAGAAGCTGGTATTTTTCATCACTTAATTACGTTGCCAACGTATCATACAACAGCATTACACATGAATGATTTAACTGAAGGTTATTTTGGTGAAGAAGGAATGTTAGCGTATGTAAAAGGTGTTCAAAGACAAGAAATTAGAAAAGGAGTTGCTTGTGTGAAACATCAAAGAATGGCAGGTTCTGATTTAGGTGATGATCATAAAACTTTTTTTGCAGGTGATAAAGCTCTAAAAGCTAGTGGAGAAAATAATACTTCAAATCAGTTTGAAACAGTTGAGGAATCTAAAGAAATGAGAAATGAAATAGGGAAAGTAGCTTAG
- a CDS encoding type II toxin-antitoxin system PemK/MazF family toxin → MKQGEIWELYLNPTEGSEQSGRRPAVIISGNMLNKYLQVVIVCPLTTSVKNYKGNLIIKPNAKNGLTKISEVLTFHVRSVSKTRFDKKLGEIPLKDVEVIKKTLNDILKY, encoded by the coding sequence ATGAAGCAAGGTGAAATTTGGGAGTTATATTTAAATCCTACAGAAGGAAGTGAACAAAGTGGAAGAAGACCAGCTGTAATTATTAGCGGTAATATGCTAAACAAATATTTACAAGTTGTAATTGTTTGTCCTTTAACCACAAGTGTTAAGAATTATAAAGGCAATTTAATTATCAAACCAAATGCAAAAAATGGTTTAACTAAAATTTCTGAAGTATTAACTTTTCACGTTCGTTCAGTTTCTAAAACACGTTTCGATAAAAAATTAGGCGAAATTCCATTAAAAGATGTTGAGGTCATTAAAAAAACCTTAAACGATATTTTGAAGTACTAG